One region of Zingiber officinale cultivar Zhangliang chromosome 7B, Zo_v1.1, whole genome shotgun sequence genomic DNA includes:
- the LOC122005430 gene encoding cytochrome P450 714B3-like: MEMSSTLQFFLTLCMAGACSLAFYFYYKAWIRPQAIRRRLRHQGVEGPPPSFPFGNSLEMKRLVAEAKGRRGRGGGETAEIKHDYTPLVFPYFEHWRKVYGPVFSYSMGNVVALHVSHPDVVKEISLCSSSDLGKATYLKKTHEPLFGQGILKSNGESWSRQRKIIAPEFFSDKVKGMVELMVDSATPLLRSWQERVDLAGGTAEINIDEDLRRYSADVISRTCFGSNYARGKEIFQKLRALQNAVATPNLFAEITGLRCIPTKRAREVQSLNREVNALILRAVKEEEEEGGGGEPRRLTQRNLLQAILRSASESLDFSDRFVVDNCKNIYFAGHETTAVAASWCLMLLALHPEWQARARTEAVEVCGRGGRSLDANALQKMKILTMVIQETLRLYPPGAFVAREALRDVNLAGVRVPAGVNIYVPVSVLHHGVATWGPDPHRFDPGRFARGGSSSSTPTSRRLPHTYLPFGAGPRTCLGQNFAMAELKVVLSLLLLEFAFDLSPAYCHSPCMRLIVEPEYGVKLLVKKAHVDSGTK, encoded by the exons ATGGAGATGAGTAGTACACTGCAGTTCTTTCTCACCCTGTGCATGGCCGGAGCTTGCAGCCTGGCCTTCTACTTCTACTACAAGGCCTGGATCCGACCGCAGGCCATCCGCCGGAGGCTGAGGCATCAGGGCGTGGAAGGCCCGCCTCCTTCGTTCCCGTTCGGGAACTCGCTCGAGATGAAGAGGCTTGTCGCGGAGGCCAAAGGCAGAAGAGGTCGAGGAGGAGGAGAAACTGCTGAAATCAAGCATGACTACACTCCTTTGGTATTTCCCTACTTCGAGCATTGGAGGAAAGTTTACG GTCCAGTGTTTTCGTATTCAATGGGCAACGTTGTTGCATTACACGTGAGCCACCCTGATGTGGTGAAGGAGATCAGCCTCTGTTCTTCCTCCGATTTGGGGAAGGCCACTTACTTGAAGAAGACACATGAGCCTCTGTTCGGTCAAGGCATTCTGAAATCCAACGGCGAGTCTTGGTCTCGCCAAAGAAAGATCATTGCTCCGGAGTTCTTCTCTGACAAAGTCAAG GGGATGGTGGAGTTGATGGTGGACTCGGCAACTCCATTGCTGAGGTCTTGGCAAGAGAGAGTTGATCTCGCGGGGGGAACTGCGGAGATAAATATTGATGAGGATTTGAGACGCTACTCTGCGGATGTGATCTCGAGGACATGTTTTGGGAGCAATTACGCGAGGGGGAAAGAGATTTTTCAGAAACTAAGAGCTCTGCAGAACGCCGTCGCAACACCCAATCTTTTTGCCGAAATCACTGGATTAAG ATGCATACCGACGAAGCGAGCGCGGGAGGTGCAGAGTCTGAACAGAGAGGTGAACGCTCTGATCTTGAGGGCagtgaaggaggaggaggaggagggcggAGGAGGAGAGCCGAGGAGGCTTACGCAGAGGAACCTTCTGCAGGCCATCCTTCGAAGTGCGAGCGAGAGCCTCGATTTCTCCGATCGGTTCGTGGTGGACAACTGCAAGAATATATATTTCGCCGGCCATGAAACGACGGCGGTGGCTGCCAGTTGGTGCCTCATGCTTCTGGCGTTGCACCCTGAGTGGCAAGCCCGGGCGCGCACCGAGGCGGTGGAGGTCTGCGGCCGCGGTGGCCGGTCGCTGGACGCGAATGCGCTGCAGAAGATGAAGATA TTGACGATGGTGATCCAGGAGACGCTGAGGCTGTACCCTCCCGGCGCGTTCGTGGCCCGGGAGGCGCTCAGGGACGTTAACCTCGCCGGCGTCCGCGTCCCCGCCGGCGTCAACATCTACGTCCCTGTCTCCGTCCTCCACCACGGCGTCGCCACCTGGGGCCCCGATCCCCACCGCTTCGACCCCGGCCGATTCGCCCGCGGcggctcctcctcctccacccCCACCAGCCGCCGCCTGCCGCACACCTACCTGCCCTTCGGCGCAGGTCCGCGCACCTGCCTCGGCCAAAACTTCGCCATGGCCGAGCTCAAGGTCGTTCTCTCGCTTCTCCTTCTCGAGTTTGCCTTCGATCTCTCGCCGGCGTATTGCCACTCACCTTGCATGAGGCTGATCGTGGAGCCCGAGTACGGAGTGAAGCTGCTGGTCAAAAAAGCGCACGTTGACTCCGGTACTAAATAA
- the LOC122003609 gene encoding L-ascorbate oxidase homolog codes for MEQILAMTKPSPSATALLACICLLAFISPAVHAEDPYLFFTWKITYGTLSPLGVPQQVILINDQFPGPNINSSSNNNVVINVFNNIDEPFLFTWNGIQQRKNSWQDGMPGTNCPIPPGKNFTYHFQVKDQIGSFFYFPSTGMQRAVGGFGGLRINSRLLIPVPFDPPADDYTVLIGDWYTKSHKVMASTLDAGQNIGNPNGVLINGKTGKDASGKDDQPMFTMEAGKTYRYRICNVGLKLALNFRIQSHVMKLVEMDGSHTVQNDYDSLDVHVGQCLSVLVTADKTPGDYYMATSARFTKYSRNATGIIRYAGSTTPPSSDIPAAPIGWAWSLNQWRSFRWNLTASAARPNPQGSYHYGGINITRTIKLLSSVGLVDGKRRYAINGVSHDNPTTPLKLAEYFEIADKVFQYNIISDDPAPEAMNAIKIAPNVIKATFRDYIEIILQNPERSIQCYHLDGYSFFPLGMGHGKWNPARRSTYNLLDTVSRHTIQVYPRSWTAIALTFDNAGVWNLRSEMWERHYLGQQVYVSVLSPVRSLRDEYNMPDNALLCGAVVGLPLPPPYVI; via the exons ATGGAACAAATCTTAGCCATGACGAAGCCGTCGCCGTCGGCGACCGCTCTCCTTGCGTGCATTTGTCTTCTCGCCTTCATCTCGCCGGCAGTGCACGCCGAGGATCCTTATCTCTTCTTCACCTGGAAGATCACCTACGGCACGCTGTCTCCTCTCGGTGTCCCCCAACAAGTCATCCTCATCAACGATCAGTTCCCCGGCCCCAACATCAACTCCTCCAGCAACAACAACGTCGTCATCAACGTCTTCAATAACATCGACGAGCCCTTCCTCTTCACATG GAATGGCATCCAGCAGAGGAAGAATTCATGGCAAGATGGCATGCCGGGAACCAACTGCCCCATCCCTCCGGGCAAGAACTTCACGTATCATTTTCAAGTGAAGGATCAAATCGGGAGTTTCTTCTACTTCCCCTCCACCGGTATGCAACGGGCCGTCGGCGGCTTCGGCGGCCTCCGTATCAACAGCCGCCTCCTCATCCCCGTCCCCTTTGACCCCCCTGCTGACGACTACACCGTACTCATCGGCGACTGGTACACCAAGAGCCACAAGGTGATGGCTTCCACCCTCGATGCCGGCCAGAACATCGGCAACCCCAACGGCGTCCTCATCAACGGGAAGACCGGCAAGGACGCTTCCGGCAAGGACGACCAGCCAATGTTCACCATGGAGGCCGGCAAGACGTACCGGTACCGCATCTGCAACGTGGGACTCAAGCTGGCGCTCAACTTCCGGATTCAGAGCCACGTCATGAAGCTGGTGGAGATGGACGGATCGCACACGGTGCAGAACGACTACGATTCTCTCGACGTCCACGTCGGCCAGTGCCTCTCTGTTCTCGTCACCGCAGACAAGACCCCCGGCGACTATTACATGGCCACCTCCGCCCGCTTCACCAAGTACTCCCGCAACGCCACCGGCATCATCCGTTACGCCGGCTCCACCACCCCGCCGTCGTCGGATATCCCGGCGGCCCCCATCGGCTGGGCCTGGTCCCTCAATCAGTGGCGCTCCTTCCGGTGGAACCTCACGGCCAGCGCTGCCCGCCCCAACCCCCAGGGTTCTTACCACTACGGCGGCATCAACATCACGCGCACCATCAAGCTCCTCAGCTCCGTCGGGCTCGTCGACGGCAAGCGCCGCTACGCGATTAACGGCGTGTCGCATGACAATCCCACCACCCCTCTCAAGCTCGCCGAGTATTTCGAAATCGCCGATAAGGTGTTCCAGTACAACATCATCTCCGACGACCCGGCGCCGGAAGCGATGAACGCCATCAAGATCGCGCCTAACGTCATTAAGGCCACCTTTAGAGACTACATCGAGATCATCCTCCAGAATCCGGAGAGGAGCATCCAGTGCTACCATTTGGATGGCTACTCCTTCTTCCCCCTCGG AATGGGACACGGGAAGTGGAATCCGGCGAGACGGAGCACGTACAACCTTCTGGACACTGTGAGCCGGCACACGATTCAGGTGTACCCGAGGTCATGGACGGCAATCGCGCTGACGTTCGACAACGCCGGGGTTTGGAACCTGCGGTCGGAGATGTGGGAAAGGCACTACCTCGGGCAGCAGGTCTACGTGAGCGTGTTGTCTCCGGTGAGGTCGCTGAGGGATGAGTACAACATGCCGGATAACGCGTTGCTCTGCGGCGCTGTAGTCGGATTGCCCTTGCCACCGCCGTATGTGATCTAA